One region of Baekduia soli genomic DNA includes:
- a CDS encoding acyl-CoA dehydrogenase family protein: MTGTAILPGSVLGPEIAIVADDDPFRREFRPWLAEHVPGPEPLDQDAKVALRRAWQRTLSAGGWAGPAWPAEYGGRGAGPLQQFMYYEELALARAPWAANAPGTILLGPTLMVHGTEELRTRFLPAILSGDELFSQGFSEPEAGSDLASLRTRAHRDGDDWVITGQKIWTTWAQYSDWCFVVCRTDPESKRHRGLSMIICPMDQLGVTVRPIEQISGDPEFAEVFFDGARAPAGHVVGEVGQGWAVAMTMLGFERADQGFSDHALLLVHLHDLAAELRAAQRDGRLGAAEAAEARARHADLWIRCQQLRRFNLSIAVRGEAGETPGDFGSVVNLFWADLEQGIAELGVAVAGARGLALGDHPAHFLMSSRSATIDSGSSEIQRNIIAERTLGLPR; the protein is encoded by the coding sequence GTGACCGGCACGGCGATCCTGCCGGGCAGCGTCCTGGGTCCCGAGATCGCGATCGTCGCCGACGACGACCCCTTCCGCCGGGAGTTCCGGCCGTGGCTGGCCGAGCACGTGCCCGGGCCCGAGCCGCTGGACCAGGACGCCAAGGTCGCGCTGCGCCGCGCGTGGCAGCGAACGCTCTCGGCCGGCGGATGGGCCGGCCCGGCCTGGCCCGCCGAGTACGGCGGCCGCGGCGCCGGGCCGCTGCAGCAGTTCATGTACTACGAGGAGCTGGCGCTGGCCCGCGCACCGTGGGCCGCCAACGCCCCCGGCACGATCCTGCTGGGCCCGACGCTGATGGTCCACGGCACCGAGGAGCTGCGCACCCGCTTCCTGCCCGCGATCCTCTCGGGCGACGAGCTGTTCTCCCAGGGCTTCTCCGAGCCCGAGGCCGGCTCGGACCTGGCCTCGCTGCGCACCCGCGCGCACCGCGACGGCGACGACTGGGTCATCACCGGGCAGAAGATCTGGACGACCTGGGCGCAGTACTCGGACTGGTGCTTCGTGGTGTGCCGCACCGACCCGGAGTCCAAGCGCCACCGCGGCCTGTCCATGATCATCTGCCCGATGGACCAGCTCGGGGTCACGGTCCGCCCGATCGAGCAGATCAGCGGCGACCCCGAGTTCGCCGAGGTCTTCTTCGACGGGGCGCGCGCGCCCGCCGGCCACGTCGTCGGCGAGGTCGGCCAGGGCTGGGCGGTCGCGATGACGATGCTGGGCTTCGAGCGCGCCGACCAGGGGTTCAGCGACCACGCCCTGCTGCTCGTCCACCTGCACGACCTCGCCGCCGAGCTGCGGGCCGCGCAGCGCGACGGGCGCCTGGGCGCCGCCGAGGCCGCCGAGGCCCGCGCGCGCCACGCCGACCTGTGGATCCGCTGCCAGCAGCTGCGGCGCTTCAACCTGTCGATCGCGGTGCGCGGCGAGGCCGGCGAGACGCCCGGCGACTTCGGCTCGGTCGTCAACCTGTTCTGGGCCGACCTCGAGCAGGGCATCGCCGAGCTGGGTGTCGCGGTGGCCGGCGCGCGCGGCCTGGCGCTCGGCGACCACCCCGCGCACTTCCTCATGTCGAGCCGGTCGGCGACGATCGACTCGGGCTCGAGCGAGATCCAGCGCAACATCATCGCCGAGCGGACGCTGGGGCTGCCGCGGTGA
- a CDS encoding enoyl-CoA hydratase/isomerase family protein, translating to MTLRTGSELLGLEVDGGVATLTLNRPAARNALNMEVKAALARVLAELPRHPEVRALVLTGSGPAFSAGGDVKEFDPSRTGDQVLARHRWLLQSVYLPLVRLGLPTVAAVNGLAFGAGVSLMLSCDIAIASEDATFSLAFSRMGLVPDCGALWLLPRAVGPRRARELLLTARRFGAAEALELGLVERVVPAGELTGAAAELGAALARGPRGALAMTKRLLEQTGPVGYAEALEIEAQAVAVAMASAEHAEALDAFLGKRDADFAGLPSVEPVVPAGS from the coding sequence GTGACCCTGCGCACCGGCTCCGAGCTGCTGGGCCTGGAGGTCGACGGCGGGGTCGCGACGCTCACGCTGAACCGCCCGGCGGCGCGCAACGCGCTCAACATGGAGGTCAAGGCGGCCCTGGCGCGCGTCCTGGCCGAGCTGCCCCGCCACCCCGAGGTCCGCGCGCTGGTGCTCACCGGCAGCGGCCCGGCGTTCTCGGCCGGCGGCGACGTCAAGGAGTTCGACCCCTCGCGCACGGGCGACCAGGTGCTGGCCCGCCACCGCTGGCTGCTGCAGTCGGTCTACCTGCCGCTCGTGCGCCTCGGCCTCCCGACCGTGGCGGCCGTCAACGGGTTGGCCTTCGGCGCCGGCGTCAGCCTCATGCTCTCGTGCGACATCGCGATCGCCTCCGAGGACGCCACGTTCTCGCTGGCCTTCTCGCGCATGGGCCTCGTGCCCGACTGCGGCGCCCTGTGGCTGCTGCCGCGGGCCGTCGGCCCGCGCCGGGCCCGGGAGCTCCTGCTGACCGCGCGGCGCTTCGGCGCCGCGGAGGCGCTCGAGCTCGGCCTGGTCGAGCGCGTGGTGCCGGCCGGCGAGCTGACGGGCGCGGCCGCCGAGCTGGGCGCGGCGCTGGCGCGCGGCCCGCGCGGGGCGCTGGCCATGACGAAGCGGCTGCTCGAGCAGACCGGGCCGGTGGGCTACGCCGAGGCGCTGGAGATCGAGGCCCAGGCCGTCGCCGTGGCGATGGCGTCGGCCGAGCACGCCGAGGCGCTGGACGCGTTCCTGGGCAAGCGCGACGCCGACTTTGCCGGGCTGCCCTCCGTCGAGCCCGTGGTCCCTGCGGGCTCGTGA
- a CDS encoding Zn-ribbon domain-containing OB-fold protein encodes MTDAHAIPGTGALDATIAMPYTLTAGPAAGQFLAELAARRIVGSRCAGCARVMVPAQDFCGRCGGAAGEDLVVVAPTGVLTAITHAGQDTLVFVRLDGAGADLLHRLVGATGEEAIGTRVEAVWADEPAGGMLDLAGFRAAEAPEEPAAIAPLTGGAERIVQLDESMELHYRHAYGPYYGRLFDELGARRRIMGVRCPSCQAVLVPPRPRCDVCHVKTATWVDVQDTGTLKAFSVIHLAFVGQRREPPYIYAEIVLDGASTKLIHMLSGVDIDTAPQTLRPGARVRAVWNDDADPTGTLQDILHFELLPGS; translated from the coding sequence ATGACCGACGCGCACGCCATCCCGGGCACCGGGGCGCTGGACGCCACGATCGCCATGCCCTACACGCTGACCGCCGGCCCGGCGGCGGGGCAGTTCCTCGCCGAGCTCGCCGCTCGGCGGATCGTCGGCTCGCGCTGCGCGGGGTGCGCGCGCGTCATGGTCCCCGCCCAGGACTTCTGCGGCCGCTGCGGCGGCGCGGCAGGCGAGGACCTCGTCGTCGTCGCCCCGACCGGCGTGCTGACCGCGATCACGCACGCCGGCCAGGACACGCTCGTGTTCGTCCGCCTGGACGGCGCCGGCGCCGACCTGCTGCACCGGCTCGTCGGCGCGACGGGCGAGGAGGCCATCGGCACGCGCGTGGAGGCGGTGTGGGCCGACGAGCCGGCGGGCGGCATGCTCGACCTCGCCGGGTTCCGGGCCGCCGAAGCGCCGGAGGAACCGGCGGCGATCGCGCCGCTGACCGGCGGCGCCGAGCGCATCGTCCAGCTCGACGAGAGCATGGAGCTGCACTACCGCCACGCCTACGGCCCGTACTACGGGCGCCTCTTCGACGAGCTCGGCGCCCGGCGGCGGATCATGGGCGTGCGCTGCCCGAGCTGCCAGGCCGTGCTCGTCCCGCCGCGCCCGCGCTGCGACGTCTGCCACGTCAAGACCGCGACCTGGGTCGACGTGCAGGACACGGGGACGTTGAAGGCCTTCTCGGTCATCCACCTCGCGTTCGTCGGCCAGCGCCGCGAGCCGCCCTACATCTACGCCGAGATCGTCCTCGACGGCGCGTCGACCAAGCTCATCCACATGCTCTCGGGCGTCGACATCGACACGGCGCCGCAGACCCTTCGGCCCGGGGCGCGCGTGCGGGCGGTGTGGAACGACGACGCCGATCCGACCGGCACGCTGCAGGACATCCTGCACTTCGAGCTCCTGCCCGGGTCGTGA